From one Synechocystis sp. PCC 6803 substr. PCC-P genomic stretch:
- the cobA gene encoding uroporphyrinogen-III C-methyltransferase, with protein sequence MVVRLQNGLMGKVYLVGAGPGDPGLITVKGKTLLENAEAVVYDALVSTAILAMVNPQAELIDAGKRRGRHTKLQSETTQLLAQLAEKHAVVVRLKGGDPFIFGRGGEEMEDLVKAGIEVEVVPGITAGIAAPAYAQIPLTHRAYSSSVTFVTGHESAGKYRPEVNWAAIAKGSETIVIYMGVYSLATILPQLMLAGLGEDTPIALIRWGTCPEQQKLVGTFATILAQIEVENFQAPAIVVIGAVVNYPANLRQQLAPILGGVN encoded by the coding sequence GTGGTTGTTAGGTTGCAAAACGGATTGATGGGCAAAGTGTATTTAGTTGGAGCGGGGCCTGGGGATCCTGGCTTGATAACTGTTAAGGGTAAAACTTTGTTGGAAAATGCCGAAGCAGTGGTCTATGACGCTTTGGTGAGTACAGCTATTTTAGCTATGGTTAATCCCCAAGCCGAATTGATTGATGCAGGCAAAAGGAGGGGCAGACACACCAAATTACAGTCAGAAACTACACAGTTATTGGCGCAATTAGCTGAAAAACACGCCGTGGTGGTGCGCTTGAAAGGGGGAGATCCATTTATTTTTGGCCGGGGGGGGGAAGAGATGGAAGACCTAGTCAAAGCTGGCATTGAGGTGGAAGTGGTACCGGGCATTACAGCGGGCATTGCTGCCCCTGCCTACGCTCAAATTCCCCTCACCCATCGGGCTTACAGTTCCTCCGTCACCTTTGTCACGGGCCATGAATCGGCGGGAAAATATCGGCCTGAAGTCAATTGGGCGGCGATCGCCAAGGGCTCGGAAACCATTGTGATTTATATGGGGGTGTACAGTTTGGCCACCATTTTGCCCCAGTTAATGCTGGCGGGGTTGGGGGAAGATACTCCCATTGCCCTAATTCGTTGGGGAACCTGTCCAGAACAACAGAAACTAGTTGGCACTTTTGCCACCATTTTGGCCCAGATTGAAGTAGAAAATTTTCAAGCCCCGGCGATCGTGGTCATCGGGGCAGTGGTTAATTATCCGGCTAATCTCCGTCAGCAATTGGCACCTATACTGGGCGGTGTCAATTAA
- the mfd gene encoding transcription-repair coupling factor, which yields MAEPRAVLKQGNRNRDKDSVGLGNRLRFVSISSALNPMTFSSILRHLQTLPLSKDLREKLQKRGHVQLSGLPRLPKGLIVSSLAQSLEKNLLVITATLEEAGRWTAQLELMGWQTVNFYPTSEASPYDPGRLESEMVWGQMQVLAELIQGHQVKGKAIVATEKALQPHLPPVATLREYCLALRRGQEMDSKSLELTLARLGYERGSTVETEGQWSRRGDIVDIFPVSAELPVRLEWFGDELEKIREFDPASQRSLDDLTGLVLTPTSFDQVIEPALNAQAIDLSAWGEDAETEQLFGKEGLQRFLGLAFTEPACLLDYLPTETVCVLDEPEQCAAHSERWFEAVAQDWSALQLPNLPQLHRNFSALGDRLKTDFQYITLSEIHEANGDSLDISARPIPTMPHQFAKLAEILRGKREIYSGLTLGQYSTWLISAQPSRTVSLLQEHDCAVQFIANPRDYPAIEKSQIQRTAVTLKYSGLAELEGFILPTFRLVLVTDRELFGQHALATPEYVRKRRRATSKQVDINKLSPGDYVVHKSHGIGKFLKLDALANREYLMIQYADGILRVPADSLDSLSRFRHTGTRPPELHKMGGKVWEATKNKVRKAVKKLAVDLLNLYAKRAKQVGYAYPPDSPWQQELEDSFPYQPTPDQLKAVQDVKRDLEGDRPMDRLVCGDVGFGKTEVAVRAIFKAVTSGNKQVALLAPTTVLTQQHYHTLKERFAPYPITIGLLNRFRTASEKKEILAKLKSGELDIVVGTQQVLGTSVKFKDLGLLVIDEEQRFGVNQKEKIKTLKTEVDVLTLTATPIPRTLYMSLSGIREMSLITTPPPSRRPIKTHLSPYNPEVIRTAIRNELDRGGQVFYVVPRIEGIEELGGQLRQMVPSARIAIGHGQMEESELESTMLAFNDGEADILVCTTIIEAGLDIPRVNTIIVEDAQKFGLAQLYQLRGRVGRSGIQAHAWLLYPNQKQLTEKARLRLRALQEFSQLGSGYQLATRDMEIRGVGNLLGAEQSGQMEAIGYEFYMEMLQDAIKEIQGQEIPKVEDTQIDLPLTAFIPSDYIPDLEEKMAAYRRITSIESTDELPKIALDWGDRYGMLPSPVEELFKVVKLKHLAKSLGFSRIKVEGKQNLVLETPMEEPAWKLLAENLPNHLQSRFVYSAKKVVVRGLGVLAPAKQMDNLIDWFGKMQGALPETKMETLVGK from the coding sequence ATGGCTGAGCCTAGGGCTGTCCTCAAACAGGGCAATCGGAATAGGGACAAGGATTCTGTCGGGCTGGGGAACAGGCTAAGATTTGTTAGTATCTCCTCTGCTCTGAACCCAATGACCTTTTCCTCCATACTCCGCCATCTGCAAACCTTACCGTTGAGCAAAGACCTGCGGGAAAAATTGCAAAAGCGGGGCCATGTGCAACTCAGTGGCCTACCCCGGTTACCCAAAGGCCTAATCGTTTCCAGTTTGGCCCAGTCCCTGGAGAAAAATCTTTTGGTCATCACTGCCACGTTGGAGGAAGCGGGGCGCTGGACAGCCCAGTTGGAACTGATGGGTTGGCAAACCGTTAATTTTTACCCCACTTCTGAAGCTTCCCCCTATGACCCTGGGCGACTAGAGTCGGAAATGGTTTGGGGACAAATGCAGGTGTTGGCAGAATTAATCCAGGGCCATCAGGTTAAGGGCAAGGCGATCGTCGCTACAGAAAAGGCCCTACAGCCCCATTTACCCCCGGTGGCAACCTTACGGGAATACTGTTTGGCCCTACGACGCGGTCAGGAGATGGATAGCAAAAGTCTGGAGCTTACCCTAGCGAGGTTGGGCTACGAGCGTGGCAGTACGGTGGAAACAGAGGGGCAATGGAGTCGGCGGGGGGATATTGTTGATATTTTCCCAGTGTCGGCGGAGCTACCGGTGCGGCTGGAATGGTTTGGTGATGAGTTGGAAAAAATCCGGGAGTTTGATCCTGCTAGCCAGCGTTCCTTGGATGACTTAACTGGTTTGGTGCTGACCCCCACCAGTTTTGATCAGGTGATCGAACCGGCGTTAAATGCCCAGGCCATTGATCTCTCTGCTTGGGGAGAAGATGCGGAAACGGAGCAATTATTCGGCAAAGAGGGATTACAGCGATTTTTGGGTCTCGCCTTTACTGAACCGGCTTGTTTATTAGATTATTTACCGACAGAAACAGTCTGTGTACTGGATGAACCAGAGCAATGTGCGGCCCACAGTGAACGGTGGTTTGAGGCGGTGGCCCAGGATTGGTCAGCTTTGCAGTTACCGAATTTACCCCAATTACATCGAAATTTTTCGGCCCTTGGCGATCGCCTAAAAACAGATTTTCAATACATTACCCTGTCAGAAATCCACGAAGCGAATGGGGATAGTTTAGATATTTCAGCTCGACCCATCCCCACCATGCCCCACCAGTTTGCTAAGTTGGCAGAAATTTTACGGGGGAAACGGGAAATTTATAGCGGTTTGACGTTGGGACAATACAGCACTTGGTTGATTTCAGCCCAGCCCAGTCGTACTGTTTCTTTGTTGCAGGAACATGATTGTGCGGTGCAATTTATTGCCAATCCGAGGGATTATCCTGCCATTGAAAAAAGTCAGATTCAACGGACAGCGGTGACGTTAAAGTATTCAGGATTAGCGGAATTAGAAGGGTTTATCTTACCGACCTTTCGTTTAGTTTTAGTCACGGATCGAGAATTATTTGGTCAGCATGCTTTAGCTACACCGGAATATGTGCGGAAACGGCGACGGGCTACGTCTAAACAAGTTGACATTAATAAACTTTCCCCTGGGGATTATGTAGTCCACAAAAGTCATGGCATTGGCAAATTTTTGAAGTTGGATGCGTTGGCTAATCGGGAATATTTAATGATCCAATATGCCGACGGCATTTTGCGGGTGCCCGCCGATAGTTTGGACAGTTTATCCCGCTTTCGCCATACGGGAACTAGACCTCCCGAACTGCATAAAATGGGCGGTAAAGTGTGGGAAGCCACCAAAAATAAAGTCCGCAAAGCAGTTAAAAAATTGGCCGTTGATTTGCTCAATCTTTATGCTAAGCGGGCAAAACAGGTGGGTTATGCCTATCCGCCGGATAGTCCCTGGCAACAGGAATTGGAAGATTCTTTCCCCTACCAACCCACCCCCGATCAACTAAAAGCAGTACAGGATGTGAAAAGGGATTTGGAAGGAGATCGCCCGATGGATAGATTAGTGTGTGGGGATGTGGGCTTTGGCAAAACAGAAGTGGCGGTGCGGGCCATTTTTAAGGCCGTGACCAGTGGCAATAAACAGGTGGCTTTACTAGCTCCCACCACGGTGTTAACCCAACAGCATTACCACACCCTTAAAGAAAGATTTGCTCCCTATCCCATCACCATTGGTTTACTGAATCGTTTTCGCACTGCTTCGGAGAAAAAGGAGATTTTAGCCAAGTTAAAAAGTGGTGAATTAGATATTGTGGTAGGTACCCAACAGGTATTAGGTACATCGGTAAAATTTAAAGATTTAGGACTTTTAGTTATTGACGAAGAACAGCGCTTTGGTGTTAACCAAAAGGAAAAAATTAAGACCCTGAAAACGGAAGTAGATGTATTAACCCTAACGGCAACTCCCATTCCCCGTACCCTTTATATGTCCCTTTCCGGCATTCGGGAAATGAGTCTGATTACCACACCGCCACCTTCCCGTCGCCCCATTAAAACCCATTTATCTCCCTACAATCCCGAAGTAATTCGCACCGCCATTCGTAACGAGCTAGACCGGGGTGGGCAGGTTTTTTATGTCGTGCCTCGCATTGAAGGTATTGAGGAATTGGGAGGACAACTGCGACAAATGGTGCCCAGTGCTCGCATTGCCATTGGTCATGGTCAAATGGAGGAATCTGAGTTGGAAAGTACTATGTTAGCTTTCAATGATGGTGAGGCGGACATTTTAGTTTGTACTACTATCATCGAAGCTGGTTTGGATATTCCCAGGGTAAACACAATTATTGTTGAAGATGCCCAAAAATTTGGCTTGGCCCAACTTTATCAACTGCGGGGTCGGGTAGGGCGATCGGGTATTCAAGCCCATGCTTGGTTGCTCTATCCTAACCAAAAACAGTTAACGGAAAAAGCTAGATTAAGACTGCGGGCATTGCAAGAATTCAGCCAACTTGGTTCCGGTTATCAACTGGCCACTAGGGATATGGAAATTCGGGGCGTAGGTAATCTTTTGGGTGCAGAACAATCGGGGCAAATGGAGGCGATCGGTTATGAGTTTTATATGGAGATGTTGCAAGATGCCATTAAAGAAATCCAGGGTCAGGAAATTCCCAAAGTGGAAGATACCCAAATAGATTTACCTCTCACTGCCTTTATTCCCAGCGACTACATTCCCGATTTAGAAGAAAAAATGGCCGCCTATCGTCGCATTACTAGCATTGAATCCACTGATGAGTTGCCGAAAATTGCCTTGGATTGGGGCGATCGGTATGGTATGTTACCAAGTCCGGTGGAGGAATTATTTAAAGTGGTTAAGCTCAAGCATTTAGCCAAATCCTTAGGCTTTTCTCGCATTAAAGTGGAGGGTAAACAAAATCTTGTCTTGGAAACGCCCATGGAGGAACCCGCTTGGAAATTATTAGCGGAAAATTTACCCAATCATCTCCAGTCCCGCTTTGTTTACAGTGCCAAAAAAGTGGTGGTGCGGGGTTTAGGAGTGTTGGCCCCAGCTAAGCAAATGGATAATTTAATTGACTGGTTTGGCAAGATGCAAGGGGCTTTACCAGAAACAAAAATGGAAACTTTAGTGGGTAAATAG
- the urtE gene encoding urea ABC transporter ATP-binding subunit UrtE gives MAMLSFPPFLANWIVPMLQISDLNVYYGESHILRNVDMSIAPGQMVCLIGRNGVGKTTLLKTIMGLLSPRSGYVVYGDRQLNSVPTDKRARLGIGYVPQGREIIPRLTVQENLLLGLEACADKSQRQKGIPDEIFELFPVLKTMLSRWGGDLSGGQQQQLAIARALMGQPKLLLLDEPTEGIQPSIILEIEAAVKRIIAATGISVLLVEQHLHFVRQADRYYAMQKGGIVASGETQTLSQEVIQKFLAV, from the coding sequence ATGGCTATGTTATCCTTTCCCCCATTCTTGGCTAATTGGATCGTCCCCATGCTACAAATTTCCGACCTGAATGTGTATTACGGAGAAAGTCATATTTTACGTAATGTAGACATGTCCATTGCTCCGGGACAGATGGTATGTTTGATCGGGCGCAATGGGGTTGGTAAAACTACTCTCCTTAAAACCATTATGGGACTGCTTTCCCCCCGCAGTGGTTACGTAGTATATGGCGATCGCCAGTTGAATTCCGTGCCGACGGATAAACGGGCCCGTTTAGGTATTGGCTATGTGCCCCAGGGGCGGGAAATTATTCCCCGCTTGACAGTGCAGGAAAATTTACTGCTGGGACTGGAAGCCTGTGCCGATAAAAGTCAACGGCAAAAAGGCATTCCCGATGAAATTTTCGAGCTTTTCCCTGTGCTCAAAACCATGCTTTCTCGCTGGGGAGGGGACTTGAGTGGTGGTCAGCAACAACAATTGGCGATCGCCAGAGCTTTGATGGGCCAGCCGAAACTATTGCTGTTGGATGAACCCACGGAGGGCATTCAACCATCCATCATTCTAGAAATTGAAGCAGCGGTAAAACGGATTATTGCCGCCACAGGTATTTCCGTCCTTTTGGTGGAACAGCATTTGCACTTTGTCCGCCAGGCTGATCGTTACTACGCCATGCAAAAAGGGGGCATTGTGGCATCCGGGGAAACCCAAACTTTGAGCCAGGAGGTTATCCAAAAATTTTTGGCAGTATAG
- a CDS encoding septal ring lytic transglycosylase RlpA family protein has protein sequence MKGINVCRSIAGVIGTASLTTLVWGNCPSGLLALNAITQADAPTAVSENNSSLAPLESSVTATSSTPAPAFQDTELISLVPHQGPENRLAVTLRVNQIPVVTFLGTATELAALSNDQVTDTMERAQTVARRLDELSGAEFFDPSTIKVGLDATTRQLVVKSEDEILLTINKNTVLPEKKLSAPETALQTANRLRRLLGGAEPIVALPAALQVARVNTFDAAATIKRIKGGIASWYGPGFHGRRTANGERFNQNALTAAHRTLPFGTRVKVTNLRNGQSVVVRINDRGPFTGGRVIDLSAGAARAIGIHSSGVGNVALDIVQ, from the coding sequence ATGAAAGGAATTAACGTTTGTCGCTCGATCGCCGGTGTTATTGGCACAGCGAGTTTGACAACCCTGGTGTGGGGTAACTGCCCTTCTGGATTGTTGGCCTTAAATGCCATCACCCAAGCAGATGCTCCGACAGCTGTTTCAGAGAATAATTCTTCTCTAGCTCCCTTAGAATCTTCCGTTACCGCCACTTCTTCTACCCCGGCACCTGCTTTCCAAGACACCGAACTAATTTCTTTAGTTCCCCACCAAGGGCCGGAAAATCGTTTAGCTGTTACCCTGCGGGTGAACCAAATTCCCGTGGTCACCTTTTTGGGCACCGCCACTGAGTTGGCTGCTCTGAGCAATGACCAAGTCACCGACACCATGGAGCGGGCCCAGACCGTTGCCCGTCGCCTGGACGAACTGAGCGGGGCTGAGTTCTTTGACCCAAGCACCATCAAAGTGGGTCTAGATGCCACTACCCGCCAACTGGTGGTCAAATCTGAAGACGAAATTCTGCTGACTATCAACAAAAATACTGTTTTACCAGAAAAAAAACTCTCCGCCCCGGAAACTGCTCTGCAAACCGCTAACCGTCTGCGCCGTTTGTTGGGGGGAGCAGAACCCATTGTGGCTTTACCAGCAGCTCTGCAGGTGGCCCGGGTCAACACCTTTGATGCTGCCGCAACCATTAAAAGGATCAAGGGGGGTATTGCTTCCTGGTATGGTCCTGGATTCCATGGCCGACGCACAGCCAACGGTGAACGTTTTAACCAAAACGCTCTAACGGCGGCCCATCGAACTTTGCCCTTCGGTACTAGGGTGAAGGTGACCAATCTTCGCAACGGCCAGTCTGTGGTGGTGCGTATTAATGACCGGGGGCCCTTTACTGGGGGACGGGTAATTGATCTTTCCGCCGGAGCGGCCAGGGCGATCGGTATCCATAGCAGCGGCGTGGGTAATGTTGCCCTGGACATTGTGCAGTAA
- the lpxA gene encoding acyl-ACP--UDP-N-acetylglucosamine O-acyltransferase yields MGKLFALVPAPIIPHSERLMLTDNRLGEATLSPSIHPTAIIHPQAQLHATVQVGAFSVIGEKVTIGANTVIGPHVVVEGPTEIGTGNRIFPGAVIGCEPQDLKYKGGESWVKIGNDNQIREYVTINRATEEGAVTRIGDRNLLMAYAHVAHNCVIENEVIIANSVALAGHIYIESQARISGVLGVHQFVHIGRLAMVGGMSRIERDVPPFTIVEGNPSRVRSLNLIGLQRSGMSAEDLSALKQAFRLIYRSDTPYQQALEELGRSAAHPYVQHFQCFLQKSSYDQGRRGPIPGKK; encoded by the coding sequence ATGGGGAAGTTATTTGCCCTTGTCCCTGCTCCGATTATCCCCCATTCCGAGAGATTAATGTTGACTGATAACCGCTTGGGAGAAGCGACCTTGTCCCCATCTATCCATCCAACGGCCATCATCCATCCCCAAGCCCAGTTACACGCCACAGTTCAGGTGGGGGCTTTTAGTGTGATTGGAGAGAAAGTCACCATTGGAGCTAATACGGTCATTGGTCCCCATGTGGTGGTGGAAGGCCCCACGGAAATTGGTACGGGCAATCGAATTTTTCCCGGTGCAGTGATCGGTTGTGAACCCCAGGATTTGAAATATAAGGGGGGAGAAAGTTGGGTCAAAATCGGCAACGATAACCAAATTCGGGAATACGTCACCATTAACCGGGCTACGGAAGAAGGAGCAGTGACCCGCATCGGCGATCGCAATTTGCTGATGGCCTATGCTCATGTGGCCCACAATTGTGTGATCGAAAACGAAGTAATTATTGCCAACTCCGTAGCTTTGGCAGGGCACATTTATATTGAATCCCAGGCAAGAATCAGCGGCGTTTTAGGAGTGCACCAATTTGTCCACATTGGTCGCTTGGCCATGGTGGGGGGCATGAGTCGCATTGAACGGGATGTGCCTCCTTTTACCATTGTTGAAGGTAATCCTTCTCGGGTGCGTTCTTTAAACTTAATCGGCCTGCAACGTTCCGGTATGTCGGCGGAGGATTTGAGTGCGTTAAAACAAGCTTTTCGGTTAATTTATCGTTCTGACACCCCCTACCAACAGGCCTTGGAAGAATTAGGGCGATCGGCCGCCCATCCCTACGTGCAACATTTCCAATGCTTTTTGCAGAAATCTAGCTACGACCAAGGGCGACGGGGCCCCATCCCCGGCAAAAAATAG
- a CDS encoding alpha/beta hydrolase, with protein MSQSPILFFQHGMGESNQNMQILAGRVASENAYVVVPNLNLLTTFLNLDPLIEVVERSASETLNDFPQSTFSVVGFSMGGILWVEVLSRNPSWLERLDALVLIGSPIQGASLARTVDLFGWGIGIAQELGRNRQYLAEKITQKIPTLVIAGSVNGGGDGVIPIESTRLNGTHFFTRNNVKHQDLPIDLIIGEKVKSFLLHPYLIPSENSRITRLIDHFEHVEGMTPADERDFPRATISHTFSDGITLRE; from the coding sequence ATGAGCCAATCACCAATTCTGTTTTTCCAGCATGGTATGGGTGAAAGCAATCAAAATATGCAAATTTTGGCGGGAAGAGTTGCTTCAGAAAACGCATATGTTGTTGTTCCTAACTTAAACCTGCTCACTACTTTTTTAAATCTTGATCCCCTCATTGAAGTAGTGGAACGCTCTGCAAGTGAGACTCTGAATGATTTTCCTCAATCTACTTTCAGTGTGGTCGGCTTTTCCATGGGGGGCATTCTTTGGGTGGAAGTTTTATCTAGAAATCCATCTTGGCTAGAACGCTTAGATGCCTTGGTTTTAATAGGTTCACCAATCCAAGGAGCATCTTTGGCAAGAACAGTAGATCTGTTTGGTTGGGGGATTGGTATTGCTCAAGAGTTGGGACGCAATCGTCAATATTTAGCGGAAAAAATCACACAAAAGATACCAACTTTAGTGATTGCCGGAAGTGTTAATGGTGGTGGTGATGGTGTTATTCCTATCGAGTCAACCAGGCTAAATGGTACTCATTTTTTTACACGGAACAATGTAAAGCATCAAGATCTACCTATAGATCTAATCATCGGTGAAAAAGTTAAGTCGTTTTTATTACATCCATATCTAATTCCATCTGAGAATTCTAGAATAACCCGATTAATTGATCATTTTGAGCATGTAGAAGGAATGACACCGGCTGACGAAAGAGATTTTCCAAGAGCAACCATTAGCCATACATTCTCTGACGGTATTACCCTGCGAGAGTGA
- a CDS encoding glycosyltransferase family 1 protein — MTGSHLLVNLSFLLAQPTGLSVYASNVFPHLKPLKPTLLTSQLVAEFPCQTVPNNLTPAQGSRGHFNRLVWTQFQLPELYRQLKGSLLFSPIPEAPLWADCRTVVMVHDLIPLRFPNWKSPLTSYCKFYLPLVLGQAEHILCNSQATADDVVDYFQIPASKITAIALGYDREHFQPGQDNLAPRKKPYFLFVGRHDPHKNVGRLIQAFARFVQNTNSQDIELILAGPTDRRYTPKLMALATELGVGTEVHCLDYVSYDQLRQLYRQAIALVFPSLWEGFGFPVLEAMACGTAVITSSVSSLPEVGGDAVLLVDPYSIKEIYQAMEQVWKDRRLCQQLQQQSLARAREFSWEKTGHLTREVLAKYL, encoded by the coding sequence ATGACCGGCTCCCATTTATTAGTAAATCTTTCTTTTCTGCTGGCCCAACCGACGGGGTTGAGTGTCTATGCCAGTAATGTTTTTCCCCATCTCAAACCCCTCAAGCCAACATTACTAACTTCCCAGTTGGTGGCGGAGTTTCCCTGCCAAACTGTGCCGAATAATCTCACCCCAGCCCAGGGCAGTCGGGGCCATTTTAATCGCTTAGTTTGGACCCAGTTTCAGCTACCAGAACTTTACCGACAATTAAAAGGTTCTTTGCTTTTTTCCCCCATCCCGGAAGCTCCACTTTGGGCCGATTGTCGCACAGTGGTGATGGTGCATGATTTGATTCCCCTCCGGTTTCCCAACTGGAAATCTCCCCTGACTAGCTATTGCAAGTTTTATTTGCCGTTGGTGCTGGGGCAAGCGGAACATATTTTGTGTAATTCCCAAGCCACAGCCGATGATGTGGTGGACTATTTCCAAATTCCCGCCAGTAAAATTACGGCGATCGCCTTGGGCTATGACCGGGAACATTTTCAACCGGGACAGGATAATTTAGCCCCAAGGAAAAAGCCCTACTTTCTCTTTGTGGGCCGCCACGATCCGCACAAAAATGTGGGGCGGCTGATTCAAGCCTTTGCTCGATTTGTGCAAAATACCAACAGCCAAGATATTGAGTTAATTTTGGCCGGTCCTACCGATCGCCGTTACACTCCCAAATTAATGGCCTTGGCGACAGAATTGGGGGTTGGGACAGAGGTACATTGTTTAGACTACGTTAGCTATGACCAACTGCGACAACTTTATCGCCAGGCGATCGCCTTGGTGTTTCCCTCTTTATGGGAAGGATTTGGTTTTCCAGTGCTGGAAGCCATGGCCTGTGGCACGGCGGTAATTACCTCTTCCGTCTCGTCCTTACCAGAAGTGGGAGGAGATGCCGTTCTATTGGTCGATCCCTACAGTATTAAAGAGATTTATCAAGCTATGGAGCAGGTGTGGAAAGATCGCCGGTTGTGTCAGCAGTTACAACAACAGAGCTTAGCCAGAGCAAGGGAATTTTCCTGGGAAAAAACTGGACATTTAACTAGGGAAGTATTGGCAAAGTATCTTTAG
- the proA gene encoding glutamate-5-semialdehyde dehydrogenase encodes MVISPSLSALHTLAHNARQAALHLGSLNTAERNQAIAAIADGLTAAMPEILAANQEDCAAAEAMGIAKPLYNRLLLGESKLKSTIAGVKDVEHLPDPLGQVTLHRQLDEGLVLKRVGCPLGVLGVIFEARPEALIQISSLAIKSGNAVILKGGREATRSCQVLTEVIQTALAKTVVSPEAINLLTTREEIRELLGLNQYVDLIIPRGSNEFVQYIQQNTQIPVLGHADGICHLYLDAQADLSKAIPITVDAKTQYPAACNAIETLLVHQAIAAEFLPPLAQALGEKGVSLRGDSGTQKLIDCEPATEADWCTEYSDLILSIKIVDSLEAAIDHINQYGSKHTDGIISEDLTAAEQFCQRVDSAGVYHNCSTRFADGFRYGFGAEVGISTQKMPPRGPVGLEGLVTYKYQLWGHGHIAATYTGQGAKAFTHLDL; translated from the coding sequence ATGGTTATTTCCCCAAGCCTTTCTGCCCTCCACACCCTGGCCCACAATGCTCGTCAAGCGGCCCTCCATCTGGGTAGTTTAAACACCGCCGAACGTAATCAGGCGATCGCCGCCATAGCTGATGGTTTAACGGCCGCTATGCCAGAAATTTTGGCTGCCAACCAGGAAGATTGTGCGGCTGCGGAAGCCATGGGCATTGCCAAACCCCTTTATAACCGTCTGTTGTTGGGGGAAAGTAAGCTCAAAAGCACCATTGCGGGGGTGAAGGATGTGGAGCATTTACCCGATCCCTTGGGCCAAGTTACCCTCCACCGCCAATTGGACGAGGGTTTAGTGTTAAAGCGGGTTGGTTGTCCCCTAGGGGTTTTGGGGGTGATTTTTGAAGCGCGTCCGGAGGCCCTAATCCAAATTAGTAGTTTGGCGATCAAATCCGGCAACGCCGTAATTCTCAAAGGGGGTCGAGAGGCTACCCGCTCCTGTCAAGTTTTGACTGAAGTGATTCAAACGGCCTTGGCGAAAACCGTTGTGAGTCCTGAAGCGATCAACCTACTCACCACCAGGGAGGAAATTCGGGAATTATTGGGTCTGAACCAGTATGTGGATTTGATTATTCCCCGGGGTTCCAACGAATTTGTCCAATACATTCAACAAAACACCCAAATTCCTGTGTTGGGCCACGCCGATGGTATTTGTCATCTTTATCTGGATGCTCAAGCTGATCTTAGTAAGGCTATCCCCATCACAGTGGATGCCAAAACCCAATATCCCGCCGCCTGCAATGCCATTGAAACTCTTTTAGTCCACCAGGCGATCGCCGCTGAATTTTTACCACCCTTGGCCCAGGCATTGGGGGAAAAAGGGGTTAGTTTGCGGGGAGATAGTGGAACTCAAAAATTAATTGACTGTGAACCCGCCACCGAAGCAGATTGGTGCACCGAGTATAGTGATCTAATCCTCTCCATCAAAATTGTTGATTCCCTCGAAGCGGCGATCGACCATATTAACCAGTACGGTTCTAAGCACACCGATGGCATTATTAGCGAAGATTTAACCGCCGCAGAGCAGTTTTGTCAGCGGGTGGACTCCGCCGGGGTTTACCACAATTGCAGTACCCGCTTTGCCGATGGTTTCCGTTATGGTTTTGGCGCAGAGGTGGGCATCAGTACCCAGAAAATGCCGCCCCGGGGGCCAGTGGGTTTGGAGGGTTTGGTCACCTATAAGTACCAATTGTGGGGCCATGGTCACATTGCCGCCACCTATACTGGCCAGGGAGCAAAAGCTTTTACTCACCTTGATCTTTAA
- a CDS encoding carboxypeptidase-like regulatory domain-containing protein → MKFNLALFCLAGGILTQTVSVLAHGVKVEHHSVAAIAVAAHYDSGQPMAEAQVLVYAPNNSTEPWLTGVTDKEGKFIFTPAGDRPGNWEVAVRQGGHGNMITIPWQPETTAVDSTDTANALTSSVNQGTPEITVASVPDANAALSPIQRGITLGAVIWGFVGTALFFSRSKGEGRA, encoded by the coding sequence ATGAAATTTAACCTAGCTCTATTTTGTTTAGCGGGAGGCATACTTACCCAGACGGTCTCCGTCCTTGCCCACGGAGTTAAAGTGGAACATCATTCGGTGGCGGCGATCGCCGTGGCGGCCCATTATGACTCCGGGCAACCCATGGCCGAAGCCCAAGTATTAGTCTATGCCCCGAATAATTCCACTGAACCTTGGTTAACGGGGGTTACTGACAAAGAGGGCAAATTTATTTTTACTCCAGCAGGCGATCGCCCTGGCAATTGGGAAGTGGCAGTGCGGCAAGGGGGCCACGGAAATATGATCACCATACCTTGGCAACCAGAAACAACAGCGGTTGATAGCACCGATACAGCCAATGCCCTTACTTCTAGTGTCAACCAAGGCACTCCAGAAATTACCGTAGCCTCTGTACCGGATGCCAATGCTGCCCTATCTCCCATTCAACGGGGTATCACTTTAGGGGCCGTAATTTGGGGTTTTGTGGGTACTGCCCTATTTTTCAGCAGAAGCAAAGGTGAGGGCAGGGCCTAG